The Desulfoscipio gibsoniae DSM 7213 genome contains a region encoding:
- a CDS encoding phosphomannomutase/phosphoglucomutase has product MVTVNEHIFRQYDIRGVAEQDLTDEVVTLLGKAFGTVAMQKGSYKVLVGRDNRLSSERLRDALIKGLMYVGCDVMDIGLVVTPMLYYARVHFWVDAAVMITGSHNPPDENGFKMALGDGTIYGDDIQKLKELMMAEEFSAASGSLEMVDAITPYLNMLMKKIEVGPQKLKVAVDCGNGTAGLFAEKILENWGCEVIPLYCESDGSFPNHQPDPVKTANLVELRKVVLEKGADLGVAFDGDADRIGVVDETGNIIWGDTLMCLYWREIMPKYPGAKAIIEVKCSQALVDEVERLGGKPFFYKTGHSLIKAKMKEVGAVFTGEMSGHIFFADEFYGFDDAFYAAGRLFRVLSNSDMPLSKMLSGIPRYYSTAETRVPCPDRDKFKVVSGLAQCFKREYPVVDVDGARVLFGDGWGLVRASNTQPVLVARCEAKTEEGVQRICSIMKEALKEFPEVKDFEWEY; this is encoded by the coding sequence ATGGTAACTGTTAATGAACATATTTTTCGCCAGTATGACATTCGGGGTGTGGCTGAACAAGATCTAACCGATGAAGTTGTAACACTTTTAGGCAAAGCTTTTGGAACTGTAGCTATGCAAAAGGGTTCATATAAAGTGTTGGTGGGGAGGGATAACCGTCTTAGCTCCGAACGCCTGCGGGACGCCCTAATAAAGGGGCTTATGTACGTGGGCTGCGATGTTATGGATATAGGCCTGGTGGTCACGCCGATGCTTTACTATGCTAGAGTCCACTTTTGGGTTGATGCAGCGGTGATGATTACCGGCAGCCACAATCCACCGGATGAAAACGGTTTCAAGATGGCCCTGGGCGACGGGACCATTTACGGAGACGATATTCAAAAGCTTAAGGAATTGATGATGGCCGAAGAGTTTTCGGCCGCATCTGGAAGCCTTGAAATGGTAGACGCCATCACTCCGTACCTAAATATGTTAATGAAAAAAATAGAGGTTGGTCCACAAAAGTTAAAGGTGGCTGTGGACTGTGGTAACGGTACGGCTGGCTTGTTTGCTGAAAAAATATTGGAGAATTGGGGCTGCGAAGTAATACCGCTGTATTGTGAATCTGACGGCTCCTTTCCGAATCACCAACCGGATCCGGTGAAAACGGCCAACCTGGTGGAGTTGAGAAAAGTGGTGCTGGAGAAGGGGGCGGATCTCGGTGTAGCTTTTGATGGCGATGCAGACCGCATTGGGGTGGTGGACGAGACTGGGAATATTATCTGGGGAGATACGCTGATGTGTCTTTACTGGCGGGAAATTATGCCAAAATACCCCGGAGCCAAGGCCATCATCGAAGTGAAGTGTTCCCAGGCTTTAGTGGACGAAGTGGAACGCCTCGGTGGAAAGCCTTTCTTTTACAAAACGGGTCACTCATTGATCAAAGCCAAGATGAAGGAAGTAGGTGCGGTCTTCACCGGGGAGATGTCCGGGCACATTTTTTTTGCGGACGAGTTTTACGGTTTTGACGATGCCTTTTACGCTGCCGGCCGCCTTTTTAGGGTCCTTTCCAATTCAGATATGCCGCTTTCAAAGATGCTCTCAGGTATACCGAGGTATTACTCTACGGCTGAAACCAGGGTTCCTTGCCCGGATCGGGATAAATTTAAGGTGGTCAGCGGGCTGGCTCAGTGTTTTAAACGGGAATATCCAGTGGTTGATGTGGATGGGGCAAGGGTGCTCTTTGGCGACGGGTGGGGCCTGGTGCGGGCTTCTAACACCCAGCCCGTGCTGGTGGCTCGCTGCGAGGCAAAAACTGAAGAAGGAGTACAGCGCATTTGCTCTATTATGAAGGAAGCCCTAAAGGAGTTCCCGGAGGTTAAAGACTTTGAGTGGGAGTATTAA
- a CDS encoding mannose-1-phosphate guanylyltransferase/mannose-6-phosphate isomerase, giving the protein MKTIILAGGSGTRLWPLSRDNFPKQFLKLKRMDKSIFQMSFERCLKLTGLEEIYIVTNINYKFWVLGQIEELGYKFNEDHILVEPSGKNTLPAIYYGVVEIQKGGDDIVAVFPSDHLIEDDDGLTRVIKQGEQLADKHVITFGIHPKKPHTGYGYIRPKEPLTVGYSVEEFKEKPDLETAQIYLEKGYLWNSGMFMFKTDVFIEEVRQYCPEVYNAFQLSDIKEVYNNTISISIDYGIMEKSGRTAVIPVDIRWSDLGSFDTFYEKFSGDENGNISFSDVTLINSVNNLLYTNEDKAVAVIGAEDLIVIDEKDALLICKKGYSEKVKDVVNKLKSTNDPKADYHLTTYRPWGSYTILEEGFFYKIKRISVLPGKKLSLQLHHHRSEHWVVVKGTAKVTVNALVKFVRSGESTFVKSGYKHRLENPGKVILEVIEVQLGQYLEEDDIIRFDDDFGRVGTDDAESELNSSYKEVAVL; this is encoded by the coding sequence ATGAAAACAATAATATTGGCCGGCGGGAGCGGAACCAGGTTGTGGCCCCTCAGTAGGGATAACTTTCCTAAGCAATTTTTAAAACTTAAGCGTATGGACAAGTCTATATTTCAAATGTCTTTTGAAAGGTGTCTTAAGTTAACCGGCTTAGAGGAAATTTATATTGTAACCAATATAAACTACAAGTTCTGGGTTTTAGGGCAGATCGAGGAACTTGGATATAAATTTAATGAAGATCATATCCTGGTGGAACCGTCAGGTAAAAATACTTTACCTGCAATATATTATGGAGTAGTTGAAATACAAAAAGGCGGCGATGATATAGTTGCGGTCTTTCCCTCCGACCACCTGATAGAGGATGATGATGGGCTAACCCGGGTTATAAAACAGGGTGAGCAGCTGGCCGATAAGCATGTCATTACCTTTGGTATTCATCCGAAAAAACCACATACTGGGTATGGTTATATCAGACCCAAGGAACCTTTAACAGTCGGCTATTCAGTTGAGGAATTTAAAGAAAAACCGGATTTGGAAACTGCCCAAATTTACCTGGAAAAGGGGTACCTGTGGAACAGCGGTATGTTCATGTTTAAAACAGATGTTTTCATAGAAGAGGTGAGGCAGTATTGCCCCGAGGTTTATAATGCTTTTCAGCTAAGTGATATCAAGGAGGTTTACAATAATACAATAAGTATTTCCATTGATTATGGCATCATGGAGAAGTCCGGCAGGACGGCTGTCATTCCAGTGGATATTAGATGGAGTGACCTGGGGAGTTTTGATACTTTTTATGAGAAGTTTTCAGGCGATGAAAACGGAAACATATCTTTTAGCGACGTTACGCTAATCAATTCCGTTAATAACCTATTATATACCAATGAAGATAAAGCGGTTGCAGTCATAGGTGCTGAGGATTTAATCGTCATAGATGAAAAAGACGCCTTGCTTATATGTAAAAAGGGATATTCAGAGAAAGTAAAAGATGTAGTTAATAAATTAAAGTCAACCAATGATCCCAAGGCGGACTATCACTTAACCACTTACAGGCCGTGGGGGTCCTATACAATTTTGGAGGAAGGTTTTTTTTATAAGATAAAGCGGATTAGTGTTTTGCCTGGGAAGAAGCTAAGCTTGCAATTGCACCACCACCGCAGCGAGCACTGGGTAGTGGTCAAAGGCACGGCCAAGGTGACTGTAAACGCTTTGGTGAAATTTGTGCGCAGCGGTGAGAGTACCTTTGTTAAATCAGGGTACAAGCACCGGTTGGAAAACCCGGGGAAAGTTATACTCGAAGTAATCGAGGTACAGCTTGGCCAGTATTTGGAAGAAGATGATATTATCAGGTTTGATGATGACTTTGGTCGGGTCGGAACCGATGATGCCGAGTCTGAACTAAACTCCTCCTATAAAGAAGTTGCTGTTCTGTAG
- a CDS encoding mannose-1-phosphate guanylyltransferase, with protein sequence MPFVVIMAGGRGERFWLRSRLAAPKQFLNLVGDKTMLQLTVERMVDLVGISDIYIVAGSDYKDIIMEQVPHLPEENILIEPCGRDTAAAIGLAALILERKDPREVMIVLPADHYISDVHCFRKVLKSAVVAACSGEEIVTIGIAPHRPETGYGYISQGEILDIIAGVPVYRVFQFLEKPDYAKAVRLLACGNYLWNSGMFIWRLDLIRRLIEKHTPQLARGLNKIGQAMGTGQYTAVLEEVYAKLPRISVDYGILEKADSVLVVPGDFGWDDIGSWIALERYAEKDERGNIIEGRGVMLDTSDTFIYSPGKTVGVIGVENLVVVNDRDSILVCRKDRTQEIKKVVQALKDKGLDEVL encoded by the coding sequence ATGCCTTTTGTGGTGATTATGGCTGGCGGACGGGGGGAGAGGTTTTGGCTCCGTAGCCGGCTGGCGGCGCCCAAGCAATTTTTAAATCTCGTTGGCGACAAGACCATGCTTCAACTCACTGTTGAGCGGATGGTAGACTTGGTCGGAATATCCGACATATACATAGTGGCGGGTTCGGATTATAAGGATATCATCATGGAGCAGGTGCCGCACCTGCCGGAGGAAAACATTCTCATCGAGCCCTGCGGTCGGGATACCGCGGCTGCCATCGGGCTTGCCGCTTTGATTTTAGAGCGTAAGGATCCCCGGGAGGTCATGATTGTTCTACCGGCGGACCATTATATCAGTGACGTGCACTGCTTCCGGAAAGTGCTTAAGAGCGCGGTGGTGGCGGCCTGTTCGGGAGAGGAGATCGTTACCATTGGTATTGCTCCCCACAGGCCGGAGACAGGTTACGGCTACATTAGTCAGGGTGAAATACTTGATATTATTGCCGGAGTGCCTGTATACCGAGTTTTTCAGTTTCTGGAGAAGCCTGACTACGCAAAGGCTGTCAGGTTACTTGCATGCGGTAATTACCTGTGGAATAGCGGCATGTTTATCTGGCGGCTGGATTTAATTCGTCGACTAATTGAAAAACATACCCCACAACTTGCTCGGGGTCTGAATAAGATTGGACAGGCCATGGGGACGGGACAATATACGGCCGTACTGGAAGAGGTCTATGCGAAGCTACCAAGGATTTCGGTGGACTACGGTATTCTGGAAAAGGCGGATAGTGTTTTAGTGGTACCGGGGGATTTCGGCTGGGATGACATCGGCTCATGGATAGCCCTGGAGCGTTACGCTGAAAAGGATGAGCGAGGAAATATCATTGAGGGCCGGGGCGTAATGCTGGATACAAGCGATACCTTCATTTATTCCCCCGGCAAGACGGTTGGTGTCATAGGGGTAGAGAATTTAGTCGTGGTAAATGACCGGGACAGTATCCTGGTCTGTCGCAAGGACCGGACCCAGGAGATAAAGAAAGTGGTGCAGGCTTTAAAGGATAAAGGCCTGGATGAAGTACTGTAA
- a CDS encoding response regulator transcription factor gives MPYKVLVVDDEESIVRLVTFNLEKEGFHTLVANNGNEALSKIHAEQPDLVILDLMLPGLDGLEVCRLVRREGLPVAVIMLTAKDQEIDRVLGLELGADDYITKPFSPRELVARVKAVLRRTSTREEIRQPSERIKIGTLNIDSERHEVKVNGKQVELTPKEFELLEFLARNAGKVMTRDVLLNHIWDYTYDGDTRIVDVHVSHLREKIEANPKSPVYIKTVRGVGYKFHEE, from the coding sequence ATGCCGTATAAGGTATTAGTTGTTGATGATGAAGAATCGATAGTCAGGTTGGTAACATTTAATCTGGAAAAAGAAGGTTTCCATACACTGGTAGCAAACAACGGCAACGAAGCGCTTTCCAAGATTCATGCTGAACAGCCTGATTTAGTAATTTTAGACTTAATGCTCCCGGGACTTGACGGTCTTGAAGTATGCCGGCTTGTGCGCCGGGAGGGATTACCTGTAGCCGTGATTATGTTAACTGCAAAGGACCAGGAAATAGATCGTGTGCTGGGCTTGGAACTGGGAGCGGACGACTATATCACCAAGCCCTTTAGCCCCCGGGAACTGGTTGCACGGGTTAAAGCGGTCTTGAGGAGAACATCTACCCGTGAAGAAATACGCCAGCCAAGTGAAAGGATAAAAATTGGAACCTTGAACATAGATTCTGAGAGACACGAGGTAAAGGTCAACGGAAAGCAAGTGGAACTTACGCCCAAGGAATTTGAGCTGCTTGAATTTTTGGCCAGGAATGCAGGCAAGGTAATGACCAGGGACGTATTGCTTAACCATATCTGGGATTATACATATGATGGAGATACCAGGATTGTGGATGTACATGTTAGTCACCTGCGCGAAAAAATTGAAGCCAACCCCAAAAGCCCTGTTTACATCAAAACCGTGCGGGGCGTGGGTTACAAGTTCCATGAAGAATAG
- the pnpS gene encoding two-component system histidine kinase PnpS: protein MIFKRLRWKITVSYIAVVILSMLILGTYLTNSLEDYFYNSIEKRLTTQALLASRLVVEKSGDLGAIGLDQLAKQISSDVQARVTIIDSTGVVLGDSERDATSMENHIDRPEVQAAGKKGSGTAIRYSKTLNTNMMYVALPINANGSGEGFIRLALPLTEIKQAFWGLWSDMLKAILIAFLITTPVGLTLGKKITGPVEQLIEFARQISKGNYDGRIRVRSGDEIEKLAITLEQMADTIKEKVRLISEGRNKLETVLASMSSGVIFIDKSGRIDLVNPAAEKFLAFLIRRGGDIPHGSSIRYPELSSAINEALQKGQVIEQEVKIFIPEEAILAVTVSPFRDQTGALNGVVAVMHDISRIRKLEKIRTEFIDNVSHELKTPVTAIKGFTETLLDGAMYQQDICREFIEIIDKETARLSRLVHELLDLSKIESKNTQIKTKSMDINKIIRDTVAKLRGQIDGSGLEIKLSLPGKPVIAKANSDMIDQVLINLIDNAVKYTYTGGEIEIEVSEDDQNVVIKVRDNGIGIPAVDLERIFERFYRVDKTRSRAMGGTGLGLSIVKHIVELHGGIVGVQSTPGVGSEFFFTLPKPTNNKS from the coding sequence ATGATTTTTAAAAGACTGCGCTGGAAAATAACAGTATCATATATTGCTGTGGTTATCCTTTCCATGCTTATTTTAGGAACATATCTAACGAATTCCCTTGAGGATTACTTTTATAACAGCATTGAAAAAAGGCTTACCACACAAGCGCTGCTTGCCTCCAGGCTTGTAGTTGAAAAAAGTGGTGATTTAGGTGCAATCGGACTTGATCAGCTGGCCAAACAAATCAGCTCAGATGTTCAGGCCAGGGTAACTATCATTGATAGCACCGGGGTTGTGCTTGGTGATTCAGAGAGAGATGCTACATCTATGGAGAATCATATTGACCGGCCTGAAGTTCAGGCTGCCGGGAAAAAAGGCTCCGGAACTGCCATTCGCTACAGCAAAACCCTTAACACCAATATGATGTATGTAGCCTTACCCATAAATGCAAACGGCAGCGGTGAAGGCTTTATACGATTAGCGTTGCCCCTTACAGAAATTAAGCAAGCTTTTTGGGGCTTGTGGTCGGATATGTTGAAGGCTATATTGATAGCTTTTTTAATTACTACACCGGTAGGGCTTACGCTGGGTAAAAAAATAACTGGTCCGGTTGAACAGCTGATTGAATTTGCCAGGCAAATTTCAAAAGGTAATTATGATGGCAGGATTAGAGTCAGGAGCGGTGATGAAATAGAAAAATTGGCCATAACACTGGAGCAAATGGCCGATACAATTAAAGAGAAGGTCAGGCTGATTTCGGAAGGTAGAAACAAGCTTGAAACGGTTTTGGCCAGCATGTCCAGCGGGGTTATTTTTATTGATAAATCAGGCCGCATAGACCTGGTTAATCCGGCGGCGGAAAAGTTTCTGGCTTTCCTGATCAGAAGGGGAGGCGACATACCCCACGGCTCTTCGATTAGATACCCGGAATTATCGTCCGCTATAAATGAAGCATTGCAAAAGGGACAAGTTATTGAGCAGGAAGTTAAAATATTTATTCCGGAAGAAGCGATTCTGGCGGTTACTGTTTCCCCATTCCGTGACCAGACGGGCGCTTTAAATGGCGTGGTTGCTGTAATGCACGATATTAGCCGCATTAGGAAACTGGAAAAAATCCGCACTGAATTTATTGATAACGTATCACATGAGTTAAAAACACCGGTAACAGCAATCAAGGGTTTTACTGAAACGCTATTGGACGGGGCCATGTACCAGCAGGATATATGTCGAGAATTCATCGAAATAATTGATAAAGAGACCGCCCGTTTGAGCCGCCTGGTACATGAACTTTTAGACTTATCAAAAATAGAATCAAAGAATACGCAGATAAAAACCAAATCAATGGATATAAATAAAATAATCCGGGATACAGTTGCAAAACTGCGTGGTCAAATTGATGGCTCCGGGCTTGAAATAAAACTTTCGCTGCCAGGCAAACCGGTGATTGCCAAAGCAAATAGCGACATGATTGATCAGGTGCTGATTAATCTCATAGATAATGCTGTTAAATACACCTATACCGGTGGTGAAATAGAGATTGAAGTTTCAGAGGACGACCAAAACGTAGTAATTAAGGTTCGTGACAACGGTATCGGTATTCCCGCAGTGGATCTTGAAAGAATTTTTGAAAGGTTTTACCGGGTGGATAAAACCAGGAGCAGGGCTATGGGTGGCACCGGACTGGGACTAAGCATAGTCAAACATATAGTAGAACTGCACGGCGGTATAGTAGGCGTACAAAGCACCCCGGGAGTGGGGTCAGAGTTTTTCTTTACATTGCCCAAACCTACAAATAATAAAAGCTAA
- a CDS encoding ABC transporter permease, which yields MSLLLFSIQNAFRKKAVMILAVLGVAFGIALMTFLLSLVAGMDNRAERTLGDLSNRIMISGRDALFGGLFFGMGTTPIPFSYMETIKNIPHVEKVYAQVSAIMRPYNVEYDMPFYGYETQDISTVTSIPHNKIIEGTAPADDKEIIIGASLQKYMKFIDAPYEIGNVYRFIVPEKGQARVLELKVVGVYQTGNEVLDSAFSGSEHLARDIGKIPVGKVSSINITVDKIDNLESVALSIRNELSDKKPEVQVVLPNEVLNPVKDVLDIFGRFLIAVSVVAVVVGALTIMVVMLLSVINRIREFGILKALGWTPANIIFLVMVESLVMSMLGAALGVALGYAGLVLARDLIALDFANLTRQTAFYVGLAGIFIGIVGGIYPAWRAKGAAPARILRGV from the coding sequence TTGTCTTTATTATTATTTTCAATTCAAAACGCCTTTCGTAAAAAAGCGGTGATGATACTGGCCGTTCTTGGAGTAGCCTTTGGTATCGCGCTAATGACTTTTCTTTTGTCTCTGGTTGCAGGAATGGATAACCGGGCTGAGCGCACCCTTGGCGATCTTTCAAATAGAATCATGATTTCCGGCAGAGATGCGCTCTTCGGCGGCTTGTTTTTTGGTATGGGGACAACCCCTATACCTTTTTCTTATATGGAAACCATTAAAAACATACCGCACGTGGAAAAGGTTTATGCACAGGTTTCAGCGATTATGCGCCCTTATAACGTAGAATACGACATGCCTTTTTATGGATATGAAACTCAAGATATATCAACTGTTACCAGCATACCTCACAACAAAATTATAGAAGGGACTGCTCCTGCAGATGATAAAGAGATTATCATTGGGGCCAGTCTTCAGAAGTACATGAAGTTTATTGATGCTCCTTATGAAATAGGAAATGTTTATCGTTTTATCGTTCCGGAGAAAGGACAGGCGAGGGTTCTGGAGCTAAAGGTTGTGGGTGTTTACCAGACCGGCAACGAAGTCTTGGACAGTGCTTTCAGCGGATCTGAACACCTGGCTAGAGATATTGGCAAGATACCGGTCGGAAAAGTATCTTCCATTAATATAACAGTGGATAAGATCGATAATTTGGAATCTGTAGCGCTGTCCATTCGGAACGAACTATCCGACAAAAAACCGGAAGTTCAAGTAGTGTTGCCCAATGAAGTGCTGAATCCGGTTAAAGACGTATTGGACATATTCGGCAGGTTTCTCATAGCAGTTTCCGTGGTGGCCGTGGTGGTCGGGGCGCTTACCATCATGGTTGTGATGCTTTTATCCGTCATTAACCGCATACGTGAGTTCGGTATTCTGAAGGCACTGGGTTGGACCCCGGCTAATATTATCTTTCTGGTGATGGTGGAGTCTCTGGTTATGAGCATGCTTGGAGCCGCCCTGGGGGTGGCCTTGGGCTACGCCGGCCTGGTTTTGGCCAGGGATTTGATAGCCTTGGATTTTGCCAACCTCACCCGGCAAACAGCGTTTTATGTAGGTCTGGCCGGTATTTTCATCGGTATAGTGGGGGGAATTTACCCGGCCTGGCGTGCCAAGGGAGCGGCGCCGGCGCGGATACTTCGTGGAGTATAG
- a CDS encoding ABC transporter ATP-binding protein gives MEPDVLISGKNLTRVYGKNKLAVKVLDVKSLEIRRGEFIALTGPSGCGKTTLLNLLGVLDRPSGGDIIFEGKKISERDEAFLCRFRRQRIGFIFQAYHLIPTISALKNVMVPAFPLGSGRYKRRAMELIRQVGLAGKEGRRPDDLSGGEQQRVAIARALLLDPDLILADEPTGNLDSATGAEIMDLLKTLNQKGKTVLVATHDQRVAEGCGRNIRMMDGQII, from the coding sequence TTGGAGCCGGATGTGTTGATCTCTGGGAAAAACTTGACCAGGGTTTACGGGAAGAATAAGCTTGCGGTTAAAGTTTTGGACGTGAAAAGCTTGGAGATCCGGAGGGGTGAATTTATCGCGCTGACTGGTCCTTCCGGGTGCGGTAAAACCACCTTGCTAAACCTTTTAGGTGTCCTGGACAGGCCCAGCGGTGGAGATATTATTTTTGAAGGAAAAAAGATTTCTGAACGGGATGAGGCTTTCCTTTGTAGATTTCGTCGGCAGAGGATCGGCTTTATTTTTCAGGCCTATCATTTGATTCCTACTATCAGCGCTTTAAAGAATGTAATGGTGCCTGCCTTCCCTTTGGGGAGCGGCAGATACAAGAGGCGTGCAATGGAACTGATCAGGCAGGTGGGCCTAGCGGGAAAGGAAGGGCGCAGGCCGGATGATCTTTCCGGTGGTGAGCAACAGCGGGTGGCCATTGCCCGAGCTCTTCTGCTGGATCCGGATCTGATCCTGGCTGACGAACCCACGGGCAATTTGGACTCGGCTACCGGGGCGGAAATTATGGATTTGCTGAAAACATTGAACCAAAAGGGTAAAACAGTGCTGGTGGCCACCCACGACCAGCGGGTGGCGGAAGGTTGTGGTAGGAATATAAGGATGATGGATGGGCAGATAATCTAG
- the galU gene encoding UTP--glucose-1-phosphate uridylyltransferase GalU yields MKVRKAVIPAAGLGTRFLPVTKALPKEMLPIVDKPTIQYIIEEAVNSGIEDILIITGRGKWSIVDYFDRSPELEAALGGKGKSSQLKTIVQLTKMANIYYIRQNKPLGLGHAVYCAKSFVGEEPFAVLLGDDIIKAPVPALRQLIEVAESFNSSVIGVREVPISDVGKYGIIKPAEGIGSVYRVEDLVEKPSPEAAPSKLAIMGRYVLNASIFKCLKDLPAGAGGEIQLTDALRVQSGLEPVYAYMFEGIRYDAGDKLGYLKATVEYALESSELGEQFSRYLEDLYQERRNHTLALQEVAASSDM; encoded by the coding sequence ATGAAAGTTCGTAAAGCAGTCATACCGGCGGCAGGTCTGGGCACAAGATTTTTGCCGGTAACAAAAGCATTACCAAAAGAAATGCTGCCTATAGTGGATAAACCTACAATTCAATATATAATTGAAGAGGCCGTGAATTCTGGTATAGAGGACATTTTAATAATCACCGGCAGGGGGAAGTGGTCTATAGTAGATTATTTTGACCGCTCCCCTGAGCTTGAAGCCGCTCTTGGCGGGAAGGGAAAATCCTCACAATTGAAAACCATTGTTCAATTAACTAAAATGGCAAATATTTACTATATAAGACAAAACAAGCCCCTTGGCCTTGGGCACGCCGTTTATTGTGCTAAATCATTTGTTGGAGAAGAACCATTTGCTGTTTTATTAGGCGATGATATTATAAAAGCCCCTGTACCGGCATTAAGACAGTTAATAGAAGTTGCGGAGAGTTTTAATTCCAGTGTAATAGGTGTAAGGGAAGTTCCAATTAGTGATGTTGGTAAGTATGGCATCATTAAGCCTGCAGAAGGCATAGGTTCCGTATACAGGGTAGAAGACTTGGTAGAAAAACCATCTCCTGAAGCTGCTCCTTCTAAATTAGCCATTATGGGACGATATGTTTTAAACGCGTCTATTTTTAAGTGTTTGAAAGACCTTCCGGCTGGCGCCGGCGGGGAGATTCAATTAACTGATGCATTGAGGGTTCAATCTGGACTTGAACCTGTTTATGCTTATATGTTTGAGGGGATACGTTATGATGCCGGGGACAAACTTGGGTATTTAAAAGCCACTGTTGAATATGCCCTTGAATCTTCTGAGCTAGGGGAACAATTTTCAAGGTATCTCGAAGATTTATATCAGGAGCGCAGGAACCATACCCTTGCTTTGCAGGAAGTTGCCGCGTCAAGCGATATGTAA